One Methylohalobius crimeensis 10Ki DNA segment encodes these proteins:
- a CDS encoding O-acetyl-ADP-ribose deacetylase, whose amino-acid sequence MPSNQRIEAIRADITQLEVDAIVNAANRSLLGGGGVDGAIHRAAGPRLLEACRKLGGCPTGKAKATPGFNLPAKYVLHAVGPVWHGGDRGEDELLASCYRECMRLAREYDVRTLAFPAISCGVYGFPLERAAPIAIRTLTEALDANPRIEKVYLVGFDETVRHTYEDYLSQLRESDD is encoded by the coding sequence ATGCCTTCCAACCAACGCATCGAAGCCATCCGGGCCGACATCACCCAATTGGAAGTGGACGCCATCGTCAACGCCGCCAACCGCTCGCTGCTCGGCGGCGGCGGGGTGGACGGAGCGATCCACCGAGCCGCGGGTCCCCGGTTGCTGGAGGCGTGCCGGAAATTAGGCGGGTGTCCGACCGGCAAGGCCAAGGCGACCCCGGGATTCAATCTACCCGCCAAGTACGTACTCCACGCGGTCGGCCCTGTCTGGCACGGCGGCGATCGAGGGGAAGACGAGCTGTTGGCTTCCTGCTATCGGGAATGCATGCGCCTGGCCCGGGAATACGATGTTCGCACCCTCGCTTTTCCGGCCATTTCCTGCGGAGTCTACGGCTTTCCGCTGGAACGGGCGGCCCCCATCGCCATCCGTACCCTGACCGAAGCCCTGGATGCCAACCCCCGAATCGAAAAAGTTTATCTGGTCGGTTTCGACGAAACCGTACGCCACACGTATGAGGATTACCTGAGCCAGCTGAGGGAAAGCGATGATTGA
- a CDS encoding M18 family aminopeptidase has translation MIDSNQRRQTEVLLRFIDASPSPWHAATTMAEWLEEEGFQCLDERESWVLEPSGRYYVIRDDSSLIAFIVGADPLTEAGFRIVGAHTDSPGLRLKPNPAHAAEPMLRLGAEVYGSPILATWTDRDLSLAGRVALRGETPTVCLVDFEEALVRLPNLAIHMNREVNENGLKLDKQTELPLLLAVLEEELPPAERFTNLLADRLDCPPESILSWEFNVYDTQQGAFWGPESEFIASSQLDNLASCHAALEALVAEDEASATRVCAFFDHEEIGSESFKGAAGSFLGDILTRIGAALDSESADRQQRALAASFMISADMTHAYQPNFAWGYESEHKITVNRGPAIKINANLRYTTETFSQALFIGWCEEAAVPWQRYVHRSDLPCGSTIGPLASARLGMRSIDVGNPLWAMHSARESAGACDHPWMIQVLARFFACPRIPVNG, from the coding sequence ATGATTGATTCGAACCAGCGCCGTCAAACCGAAGTCCTGCTGCGTTTCATCGACGCCTCCCCGAGCCCCTGGCACGCCGCCACCACCATGGCGGAATGGCTGGAAGAAGAGGGATTCCAATGTCTGGACGAACGCGAGTCGTGGGTGCTGGAGCCGTCCGGTCGTTATTACGTGATCCGAGACGATTCCTCCCTGATCGCTTTTATTGTCGGCGCCGATCCTTTGACCGAAGCGGGTTTCCGCATCGTCGGCGCCCACACCGATTCGCCCGGTCTGCGCCTCAAGCCCAATCCGGCCCATGCCGCCGAACCCATGCTGCGGCTAGGGGCGGAGGTTTACGGCAGCCCCATTCTCGCCACGTGGACCGACCGCGACCTGAGCCTGGCCGGCCGGGTGGCCTTGCGCGGCGAGACGCCTACCGTCTGCCTGGTGGATTTCGAGGAGGCGCTGGTGCGCTTGCCCAACCTGGCCATTCACATGAACCGGGAGGTGAATGAAAACGGCTTGAAGCTGGACAAGCAAACCGAATTGCCGCTGCTGCTGGCGGTGTTGGAAGAGGAACTGCCCCCCGCCGAACGGTTCACGAATCTTCTGGCCGACCGCTTGGATTGCCCCCCCGAATCGATTTTGAGCTGGGAATTCAACGTTTACGACACCCAGCAAGGGGCTTTCTGGGGGCCGGAAAGCGAGTTCATCGCTTCCAGTCAGCTGGATAACCTCGCCTCCTGCCACGCCGCGCTCGAGGCACTGGTGGCCGAGGACGAAGCCTCCGCGACCCGGGTCTGCGCCTTTTTCGACCACGAGGAAATCGGCTCGGAGAGTTTCAAGGGGGCGGCGGGCAGCTTCCTCGGCGATATCCTGACCCGGATCGGCGCCGCGCTGGATTCGGAATCCGCCGACCGGCAACAGCGCGCCCTGGCCGCCAGTTTTATGATCAGTGCGGACATGACCCACGCCTATCAACCCAACTTCGCCTGGGGCTACGAATCGGAGCACAAGATCACCGTCAACCGGGGACCGGCGATCAAAATCAACGCCAATCTGCGCTACACCACGGAAACCTTTTCCCAGGCCTTATTCATCGGCTGGTGCGAGGAGGCGGCCGTTCCCTGGCAACGCTACGTCCACCGCAGCGACCTTCCCTGCGGCTCCACCATTGGCCCCCTCGCTTCCGCCCGCTTGGGGATGCGCAGTATCGACGTGGGCAATCCCCTCTGGGCCATGCACAGCGCGCGCGAAAGCGCCGGCGCCTGCGATCACCCCTGGATGATCCAAGTGCTGGCGCGGTTTTTCGCCTGCCCCCGGATTCCGGTCAACGGCTAG
- the purD gene encoding phosphoribosylamine--glycine ligase translates to MKVLIIGGGGREHAFAWKMAHSAEVEKVYVAPGNAGTALEPKVENVAIPAEDLSGLADFAREEKVDLTVVGPEAPLVAGVVDLFQTRGLPCFGPSQAAARLEGSKAFCKDFMQRHRIPTAAYATFTEAEAAVDYIRSQGTPIVIKADGLAAGKGVVIARSESEAIEAVRRMMAEGVFGEAGRRVVIEEFLEGEEASFMVMADGENVLALATSQDHKPLQDGDQGPNTGGMGAYSPASVITPEIEQRVLNQVIQPTVQGMTADGTPYTGFLYAGLMIAPDGQPKVLEFNCRMGDPETQPILLRLESDLAELCLAAVAGDLGGRQAEWDRRAALGVVMAAGGYPFDYRKGDAIEGLPDEESTDVKVFHAGTRLENERVVTAGGRVLCVCALGDGVAEAQRKAYAQVEKIRWPDAYFRRDIGWRAVAREIRGG, encoded by the coding sequence ATGAAGGTATTGATTATCGGCGGCGGCGGCCGCGAGCACGCTTTTGCCTGGAAGATGGCCCATTCGGCCGAGGTGGAAAAAGTGTACGTGGCGCCGGGAAATGCGGGCACGGCTTTGGAACCCAAAGTGGAAAACGTCGCCATTCCCGCGGAAGACCTTAGCGGTTTGGCGGATTTCGCTCGGGAGGAGAAAGTCGATCTCACCGTGGTGGGGCCGGAAGCGCCCTTGGTGGCGGGGGTGGTCGACCTTTTCCAAACCCGTGGGCTGCCTTGCTTCGGACCCAGTCAGGCGGCGGCTCGATTGGAGGGGTCCAAGGCGTTCTGCAAGGATTTCATGCAGCGCCACCGCATTCCCACCGCGGCCTACGCCACTTTCACCGAAGCGGAAGCGGCGGTGGACTACATTCGCAGCCAGGGAACCCCGATCGTCATCAAGGCCGACGGCTTGGCGGCGGGCAAGGGGGTAGTGATCGCCCGAAGCGAGTCGGAGGCGATTGAGGCCGTTCGACGGATGATGGCCGAAGGCGTCTTCGGGGAAGCCGGCCGGCGGGTGGTGATCGAGGAATTTCTGGAAGGGGAGGAGGCCAGCTTCATGGTGATGGCCGACGGCGAGAACGTCCTCGCCCTGGCCACCTCTCAGGATCACAAGCCGCTGCAGGACGGCGACCAGGGTCCCAATACCGGCGGCATGGGGGCCTATTCTCCGGCGTCGGTGATTACCCCGGAAATCGAGCAGCGCGTCTTGAATCAGGTGATTCAGCCCACCGTTCAAGGGATGACGGCCGACGGTACGCCTTATACGGGTTTTCTGTATGCCGGCTTGATGATTGCTCCCGACGGCCAACCCAAGGTGTTGGAGTTCAACTGCCGCATGGGAGATCCGGAAACCCAGCCCATCTTGCTGCGGCTGGAAAGCGATTTGGCTGAGCTGTGCCTGGCCGCCGTGGCAGGCGATTTGGGTGGCCGGCAAGCGGAATGGGACCGGCGCGCCGCGCTGGGAGTGGTGATGGCGGCGGGGGGGTATCCTTTCGATTACCGCAAGGGCGATGCGATCGAAGGCCTGCCCGACGAGGAATCGACCGACGTCAAGGTTTTCCACGCCGGCACCCGTCTGGAGAACGAGCGCGTGGTCACCGCCGGCGGTCGGGTGCTGTGCGTCTGCGCCCTGGGAGACGGGGTGGCCGAAGCCCAGCGCAAGGCCTACGCGCAGGTGGAAAAGATCCGTTGGCCCGACGCCTATTTCCGCCGCGACATCGGTTGGCGCGCAGTGGCGCGTGAGATTAGGGGGGGGTGA
- a CDS encoding YMGG-like glycine zipper-containing protein, whose protein sequence is MYIKRMVAGAILAGFLVGLTACTNSPYSYQGATAAGAIGAAAGALIDQNNRWRGALIGGALGGTLGAITTEIAARAAREAAFSGRSVAYQSNDGWQRVEAQPLGYDARTRCHKVHEKIWQGGNLVEDHIREVCEGEKTEQRY, encoded by the coding sequence ATGTACATCAAGCGTATGGTTGCCGGAGCGATCCTGGCAGGTTTTCTGGTGGGTTTGACGGCTTGCACCAACAGTCCCTACAGCTATCAGGGGGCGACCGCCGCCGGCGCCATCGGGGCGGCGGCCGGGGCCTTGATCGACCAGAACAACCGTTGGCGCGGCGCGTTGATCGGCGGGGCGTTGGGCGGCACCTTGGGGGCGATCACCACCGAAATCGCCGCCCGCGCCGCCCGAGAAGCCGCTTTCAGCGGTCGGTCGGTCGCCTACCAGAGCAACGACGGTTGGCAGCGGGTGGAGGCGCAACCGTTGGGTTACGACGCCAGAACCCGGTGCCACAAGGTCCACGAAAAAATCTGGCAAGGCGGTAACTTGGTCGAGGACCATATCCGCGAAGTTTGTGAAGGTGAAAAAACCGAACAGCGTTACTGA
- a CDS encoding Hsp70 family protein, producing MSEPETIIGIDLGTTNSEVAILDHGRPVIIPNESGNRILPSVVGVDDYGGLLVGEAALNQCLLYPERTVRSIKRRMGTAETVSLGDREYSPQEISAIVLRTLKAQAEDHLRRPIRKAVITVPAYFNDAQRQATREAGEIAGLEVVRILNEPTAAALVYETDLTRPMKVLVYDLGGGTFDVSVVQIEAGVVEVIASHGDNYLGGDDFDREIVELLVERLQEKHGLDVRSDRKVMARLWRAAVAAKLTLSDRPYAAIKEEFLTKKDGVPIHLSLELSRAEYEALISPYIDRTIEALHIALSSAGLTVSEIDDVLLVGGTTRTPLVQERLEDELGRSPQAAIDPDLCVALGAAMQAGMIAGEPVQSVLVDITPYTFGTSYLGELEDGTFYPFVFAPIIKKNTPLPASKAQVFHTMINEQERVDVRVYQGEHQDAQQNTLVGEFMVEGLRKAPAGDPLVVRFDLDLDGILNVTATEKATGLEKSIRIEHAIDRMDQGQISAARSRIGELFGAGAEASEFEEARVLTAKAEGMLAEVGEEDREEIGELLQALREAMERKDSDAVAEPLETLRDILYYLEH from the coding sequence ATGAGCGAACCAGAGACGATCATCGGCATCGATTTGGGCACCACCAACTCCGAGGTGGCGATTCTGGATCACGGCCGACCGGTGATCATTCCGAACGAATCCGGCAACCGGATCCTGCCTTCGGTGGTGGGTGTCGACGATTACGGCGGTCTGTTGGTGGGTGAGGCGGCGCTCAACCAGTGCCTCCTTTATCCGGAGCGGACGGTGCGTTCCATAAAGCGCCGCATGGGAACCGCGGAGACGGTTTCCCTGGGCGACCGCGAATATAGCCCCCAGGAAATTTCCGCGATCGTCCTCCGGACGCTGAAGGCGCAGGCCGAAGACCACCTCCGCCGACCGATCCGCAAGGCGGTGATCACCGTGCCGGCCTATTTCAACGACGCTCAGCGCCAGGCCACCCGCGAGGCGGGCGAAATTGCCGGCCTCGAAGTGGTGCGCATTCTCAACGAGCCCACCGCGGCGGCCTTGGTGTACGAAACCGATCTCACCCGACCCATGAAAGTCCTGGTCTATGACCTGGGCGGGGGGACCTTCGACGTTTCGGTAGTGCAAATCGAAGCGGGGGTGGTGGAAGTGATCGCCAGCCACGGTGACAATTACCTGGGAGGCGACGATTTCGACCGTGAGATCGTGGAACTGCTGGTGGAAAGGCTTCAGGAGAAGCATGGGCTCGATGTCCGGAGCGACCGCAAGGTCATGGCGCGTCTCTGGCGGGCGGCGGTGGCGGCGAAACTGACCTTGTCCGATCGTCCCTATGCCGCGATCAAGGAAGAGTTTTTGACCAAGAAGGACGGCGTGCCGATCCACCTTTCCCTGGAGTTGTCCCGGGCTGAATACGAGGCGCTGATTTCCCCTTATATCGACCGCACCATCGAAGCACTCCATATCGCATTGAGCAGCGCCGGTCTGACCGTTTCCGAGATCGACGATGTTCTCTTGGTGGGCGGCACCACTCGTACGCCTTTGGTTCAGGAACGGCTCGAAGACGAACTGGGTCGCTCCCCTCAAGCGGCGATCGACCCGGATCTGTGCGTCGCCCTGGGGGCGGCGATGCAGGCTGGGATGATCGCCGGCGAGCCGGTCCAATCGGTACTGGTGGACATCACCCCTTACACGTTCGGCACCAGCTATCTGGGGGAGTTGGAAGACGGAACCTTCTACCCTTTCGTTTTCGCCCCCATCATCAAGAAAAACACCCCGCTGCCGGCTTCCAAGGCCCAAGTGTTTCACACCATGATCAACGAGCAGGAACGGGTGGATGTGCGGGTTTATCAAGGGGAGCATCAAGACGCCCAGCAAAACACCTTGGTCGGTGAGTTCATGGTGGAAGGGCTGCGCAAGGCACCGGCGGGCGACCCCCTGGTGGTGCGCTTCGATCTCGACTTGGACGGGATCTTAAACGTCACCGCCACTGAAAAGGCCACCGGATTGGAGAAGAGTATTCGAATCGAGCATGCGATCGATAGAATGGATCAGGGCCAAATCTCCGCCGCCCGTTCGCGGATCGGAGAATTGTTCGGCGCCGGAGCCGAAGCCTCTGAATTCGAAGAGGCACGGGTGTTGACGGCAAAAGCCGAAGGCATGCTCGCCGAGGTCGGCGAGGAGGATCGGGAAGAAATCGGTGAATTGCTGCAAGCGCTGCGGGAGGCGATGGAGCGAAAAGATTCCGATGCGGTCGCCGAACCCCTGGAGACCTTGCGCGATATTCTCTATTATCTGGAGCACTGA
- a CDS encoding nucleotide exchange factor GrpE: MNTREELLAAFEQFLDEVPEDEDTSEVGLAQLFAELAALRVEVRTEGRQFSQTLEEYRRLLQWAEREQADFHTRLKEGERDCLRPVLLDLVDLRDRQEAGIQAVVALRPNWLVRLLCKRRRRLFRSVVEGLQMTLARLDQLLASLGLEPLEAKGRHFDPATMRAAEVVSLRNRAPGEVVGILRRGWRWRGEVLRLAEVKVNKPDEEI; the protein is encoded by the coding sequence ATGAACACTAGAGAGGAGTTGCTGGCGGCATTCGAACAGTTTTTGGACGAGGTGCCGGAAGACGAAGACACGTCCGAGGTCGGGCTGGCCCAACTGTTTGCCGAATTGGCCGCCCTGCGGGTCGAAGTCCGGACCGAAGGGCGTCAATTCAGCCAGACCTTGGAAGAATACCGCCGCCTGCTCCAATGGGCGGAGCGGGAACAAGCCGATTTCCATACGCGTCTCAAAGAGGGTGAGCGCGATTGTCTGCGCCCGGTACTGCTGGATCTGGTCGACTTGCGCGACCGTCAGGAGGCGGGCATCCAGGCGGTGGTGGCCTTGCGTCCCAACTGGTTGGTGCGTTTGCTGTGCAAACGCCGCCGACGATTGTTTCGTTCGGTTGTGGAAGGTTTGCAGATGACCTTGGCGCGCCTGGATCAGTTGCTCGCTTCACTGGGCCTCGAGCCGCTGGAAGCGAAGGGACGGCATTTCGATCCGGCGACCATGCGGGCGGCCGAGGTGGTTTCCCTTCGCAACCGCGCCCCGGGCGAGGTGGTGGGGATTCTGCGGCGCGGCTGGCGCTGGCGCGGCGAGGTGCTGCGGCTGGCGGAAGTGAAAGTGAACAAACCCGATGAGGAAATATGA
- a CDS encoding J domain-containing protein, which produces MTLSPFEILDVSPDADDTAIRRAYLAGVKTYPPERAPQRFQTIRHAYEKIRDRRARIEYALFHCPSLAEIERMAHGADSPRPTTDQLRDLFAECLDEH; this is translated from the coding sequence ATGACGCTTTCTCCCTTCGAGATTCTGGACGTCTCTCCCGATGCCGACGATACCGCGATCCGTCGTGCCTACCTCGCCGGGGTGAAAACTTATCCGCCCGAACGGGCGCCGCAGCGGTTTCAGACGATTCGCCATGCCTATGAAAAAATCCGCGACCGGCGGGCCCGGATCGAATACGCTTTGTTTCATTGTCCTTCCCTGGCCGAGATTGAACGGATGGCTCATGGAGCGGACTCCCCCCGGCCCACAACGGATCAATTGAGAGATCTGTTTGCCGAGTGCCTCGATGAACACTAG
- a CDS encoding tetratricopeptide repeat protein, which translates to MAEKRQVLAVLAGDRRILQALPEDSLLRRHWPYAQAAIEAYCGGEIQAMRRALAAIPFRSPYRDLRFLLGALAAYPERIEEGRALLARISRDSPFACPAQAVAVLFGEDEKVLKPAARSFVDTLRGRAKTTVEPEQLFPELLEAAKGREDPGIREALKALLIDYPAGLTAYSEQFGPLSPVEENRRQALAAEQAEAWEAAIKIWADAAESYRQNSQYLEAAAVNRHLARLTERLAGPEDSQVAEYLHKALALDLGHRDTWLQLAHWYRKAEKSQHLGRLLDDALEHFPDDSAVLEAAAEAAIDRGVYKKAARLTRRLLKLDPINSSARRRLVVAHLRHARKQIAAGKHELAVKEIQAAADLARTPKEAAKAAALKAGLRLLEGEMDPLAGMQPPLPSPQWECLVAAEVLRLELPPRLSRPQLKRLRQVLDVSAMQIDKAAVTGLLDLLVEAVAEGVPAADLFKPIRPYLQKGASLDWLEEELIAVCERFLCLEQYQLICDYVRASFHWGHRPPALVYFDAVARGRGSAADLNPHDIVVLQQALETAKHKRQHRWAARIEDFLEEYEQSRVIFDPWKGGFPREAPVSPQISPKEVLAKLLENFFPQRGKK; encoded by the coding sequence ATGGCGGAAAAACGGCAGGTATTGGCGGTATTGGCCGGCGATCGGCGCATCCTCCAAGCCCTGCCGGAGGACTCGCTCCTGCGCCGCCATTGGCCCTATGCGCAGGCGGCCATCGAGGCGTATTGCGGCGGCGAGATACAAGCCATGCGCCGGGCCCTTGCAGCGATTCCGTTTCGCTCTCCCTATCGGGACCTGCGTTTTTTGCTGGGAGCGCTGGCCGCCTATCCGGAGCGGATCGAGGAAGGGCGGGCATTGCTTGCCCGAATTTCTCGCGATTCGCCTTTTGCTTGCCCGGCGCAAGCGGTGGCGGTCCTGTTCGGCGAAGACGAAAAAGTGCTCAAGCCTGCCGCAAGGAGTTTTGTCGATACGCTACGGGGGCGGGCCAAGACGACGGTCGAACCCGAGCAGCTTTTCCCGGAGTTGCTCGAGGCGGCGAAAGGGCGGGAAGACCCCGGTATTCGAGAGGCGCTGAAGGCGTTGTTGATCGATTATCCGGCCGGACTGACCGCCTACAGCGAACAATTCGGACCGCTTTCCCCGGTCGAGGAAAATCGCCGCCAGGCGCTGGCCGCCGAGCAAGCGGAGGCGTGGGAGGCGGCGATAAAGATTTGGGCCGACGCCGCCGAATCTTACCGGCAAAACAGTCAATATTTGGAAGCGGCGGCGGTGAATCGTCACCTTGCCCGCTTGACCGAGCGACTGGCGGGACCGGAGGATTCCCAGGTCGCAGAGTACCTGCACAAGGCGCTGGCGCTCGATCTGGGCCATCGGGATACTTGGCTGCAGCTGGCGCATTGGTACCGTAAAGCCGAAAAGAGCCAGCATCTCGGCCGTCTGTTGGACGATGCGCTCGAGCATTTTCCCGATGACTCGGCGGTGCTGGAGGCGGCGGCGGAGGCGGCGATCGATCGAGGGGTCTATAAGAAAGCGGCGCGTTTGACTCGCCGACTCCTCAAGCTCGATCCCATCAACTCGTCGGCCCGTCGACGCTTGGTGGTTGCCCATCTGCGCCACGCCCGTAAACAAATCGCCGCCGGCAAACATGAATTGGCCGTGAAGGAAATCCAGGCGGCCGCGGACTTGGCCCGGACTCCCAAGGAAGCGGCCAAAGCGGCGGCGCTAAAAGCCGGGTTGCGTCTGCTGGAGGGCGAAATGGACCCCCTGGCCGGGATGCAGCCGCCGTTGCCTTCGCCGCAGTGGGAATGCTTGGTGGCCGCCGAAGTGCTTCGTCTCGAATTGCCCCCCCGGCTCAGCCGGCCGCAGCTGAAGCGCTTGCGACAGGTTTTGGACGTTTCCGCGATGCAGATCGACAAGGCTGCGGTGACCGGTTTATTGGATTTGCTGGTGGAGGCGGTCGCCGAAGGAGTCCCCGCGGCCGATCTCTTCAAGCCGATACGCCCGTATTTGCAAAAAGGCGCCTCCCTGGACTGGCTCGAGGAGGAATTGATCGCCGTCTGCGAGCGGTTTTTATGCTTGGAGCAGTATCAATTGATCTGCGATTACGTGCGCGCCAGCTTTCATTGGGGACATCGCCCCCCGGCGCTGGTCTATTTCGACGCCGTGGCTCGGGGGCGAGGGTCCGCCGCCGACCTCAATCCGCACGATATCGTCGTTTTGCAACAAGCACTGGAGACAGCCAAGCACAAGAGGCAGCACCGATGGGCGGCCCGGATTGAGGATTTCCTGGAAGAATATGAGCAGAGTCGAGTGATTTTCGACCCTTGGAAGGGGGGCTTTCCCCGGGAAGCGCCCGTGTCGCCTCAGATCTCGCCCAAGGAGGTGCTCGCCAAACTGCTGGAAAATTTTTTTCCCCAAAGAGGTAAAAAATGA
- the gatB gene encoding Asp-tRNA(Asn)/Glu-tRNA(Gln) amidotransferase subunit GatB: protein MEWEPVIGLEIHVQLQTKSKIFSGASTAYGAAPNSQACAIDLGMPGVLPVLNEAAVRMAVKFGLAVEAHIAPRSVFARKNYFYPDLPKGYQISQYELPVVGKGHLMIHLDGLEKRIGITRAHLEEDAGKSLHEDFHGMTGIDLNRAGTPLLEIVSEPDMRSPEEAVAYMKKLHQLVVYLGICDGNLQEGSFRCDANVSVRPTGEEKFGTRAEIKNVNSFRFVERAISYEIERQIELLESGGTVVQETRLYDAVKDETRSMRAKEEANDYRYFPDPDLLPLVIDDGFVEAVRRELPELPEAKYHRFIDQYGLKPYDAEVLTASRPLSDYFEKTIELSGGDPKLCANWVMVEVAGALNKAGLDITRTPVTAERLAGLLKRIADNTISGKIAKQVFELMWESDKEADALIEEKGLKQITDTGAIEGIIDEIIANNPNQVAQYLAGKDKLFGFFVGQVMKATSGKANPQQVNELLKAKLKGQ from the coding sequence ATGGAATGGGAACCTGTCATCGGGCTGGAAATTCACGTCCAGCTCCAAACCAAATCCAAAATCTTCTCCGGCGCATCCACCGCGTACGGCGCCGCCCCCAATAGCCAAGCTTGCGCCATCGATCTGGGGATGCCCGGAGTGTTGCCGGTATTGAACGAGGCCGCGGTTCGGATGGCGGTCAAGTTCGGCCTGGCGGTGGAGGCGCATATCGCCCCCCGCTCGGTGTTCGCGCGCAAGAATTACTTCTATCCGGATCTGCCCAAGGGGTATCAGATCAGTCAGTACGAGCTGCCCGTGGTGGGCAAGGGGCATTTGATGATCCACTTGGACGGCTTGGAAAAGCGCATCGGCATCACTCGGGCCCATTTGGAGGAGGACGCCGGCAAATCCCTGCACGAGGATTTCCACGGCATGACCGGCATCGATCTCAATCGCGCCGGGACGCCGCTGCTGGAAATCGTCTCCGAGCCGGACATGCGCTCGCCCGAGGAGGCGGTCGCCTACATGAAAAAGCTCCACCAACTGGTGGTCTATCTGGGCATCTGCGACGGCAATCTGCAGGAAGGCTCGTTCCGCTGCGACGCCAACGTATCGGTGCGCCCCACGGGCGAGGAAAAATTCGGCACCCGGGCCGAGATCAAGAACGTCAATTCGTTCCGTTTCGTGGAGCGGGCGATCAGCTATGAGATCGAGCGTCAGATCGAATTGCTGGAGTCCGGCGGAACCGTGGTTCAGGAAACCCGTTTGTACGACGCGGTCAAGGACGAGACCCGCTCCATGCGCGCCAAGGAGGAGGCCAACGATTACCGCTATTTCCCCGACCCGGACTTGCTGCCCTTGGTGATCGACGACGGCTTCGTCGAGGCGGTCCGCCGGGAGTTGCCGGAACTGCCCGAAGCCAAGTACCATCGCTTTATCGATCAGTACGGCCTCAAGCCCTATGACGCCGAGGTACTGACCGCCAGCCGCCCGCTGTCCGATTATTTCGAAAAGACGATCGAGCTGTCCGGCGGCGACCCCAAACTGTGCGCCAACTGGGTGATGGTGGAAGTGGCCGGCGCCCTCAACAAGGCCGGCCTGGACATCACCCGAACCCCGGTAACCGCCGAGCGACTGGCCGGCTTGCTGAAGCGCATCGCCGACAACACCATTTCCGGCAAGATCGCCAAGCAGGTGTTCGAACTGATGTGGGAGAGCGACAAGGAAGCCGATGCGCTGATCGAGGAGAAAGGACTCAAGCAGATCACCGACACCGGTGCGATTGAAGGGATCATCGACGAGATCATCGCCAACAACCCCAATCAGGTAGCTCAATATCTCGCCGGCAAGGACAAACTGTTCGGCTTTTTCGTGGGCCAGGTGATGAAAGCGACCTCCGGCAAGGCCAATCCCCAGCAGGTGAACGAACTGCTCAAGGCCAAGCTGAAAGGACAGTAA